In Longimicrobium sp., a genomic segment contains:
- a CDS encoding sugar O-acetyltransferase, whose product MTEKEKMLAGELYRASDPELVAERAHAQRLIARFNTLADEHPSSGAAVLRGLLGEVGEGCVVMPSFRCDYGYNIRMGRNTFVNYDCVFLDPGRITIGADVQIAPAVQIYTAGHPLDAEERRSGAEFARPVTIGDGVWIGGGAIICPGVAIGANAVIGAGSVVTRDLPPNVVAAGNPCRVLRELET is encoded by the coding sequence ATGACGGAGAAGGAGAAGATGCTGGCCGGCGAGCTGTACCGCGCCTCCGATCCGGAGCTGGTGGCGGAGCGGGCGCACGCGCAGCGGCTGATCGCCCGCTTCAACACGCTGGCGGACGAGCATCCGTCGTCCGGCGCGGCGGTGCTGCGCGGGCTGCTGGGGGAGGTGGGCGAGGGGTGCGTGGTGATGCCGTCGTTCCGCTGCGACTACGGCTACAACATCCGGATGGGCCGCAACACCTTCGTCAACTACGACTGCGTGTTCCTGGACCCCGGCCGCATCACCATCGGCGCGGACGTGCAGATCGCCCCCGCGGTGCAGATCTACACCGCCGGCCACCCGCTGGACGCGGAGGAGCGCCGCTCCGGCGCCGAGTTCGCGCGGCCGGTCACCATCGGCGACGGCGTGTGGATCGGCGGCGGCGCCATCATCTGCCCCGGCGTGGCCATCGGCGCGAACGCGGTGATCGGCGCAGGCAGCGTCGTCACCCGCGACCTCCCCCCGAACGTCGTCGCCGCGGGGAACCCGTGCCGCGTGCTGCGGGAGCTGGAGACCTGA